The following proteins are encoded in a genomic region of Anomaloglossus baeobatrachus isolate aAnoBae1 chromosome 6, aAnoBae1.hap1, whole genome shotgun sequence:
- the LOC142244626 gene encoding anterior gradient protein 2-A-like has product MKTALKSVVLVIVTTSLSLAKDETPKTKTETVKPQTLSRGWGDNLDWVQTYEEALFKAKSGNKPLIVINHREDCPHSQALKKAFAEHKGIQKLADRFVLLNVIYDPTDKNLALDGQYVPKIVFVDPSLVVRADIPGKYSNHRYTYEPEDIDLLFENMKKAQTLLKTEL; this is encoded by the exons ATGAAGACCGCACTGAAGTCCGTGGTTCTTGTCATTGTCACTACCTCGCTCTCTCTGGCCAAGGATGAGACCCCCAAAACAAAGACCGAGACCGTCAAACCTCAGACTCTCTCCAGAG GGTGGGGCGACAACCTTGACTGGGTTCAGACGTATGAGGAAGCGTTGTTCAAAGCCAAAAGCGG AAACAAACCTTTGATAGTCATTAACCACAGGGAAGATTGCCCGCACTCTCAAG ccctgaagaaagcattTGCTGAACACAAGGGAATTCAGAAACTCGCAGACAGATTTGTGCTCCTCAATGttatt TATGACCCCACAGATAAAAACCTCGCTCTGGACGGACAGTACGTGCCAAAGATTGTATTTGTTG ATCCTTCCCTTGTAGTCAGAGCCGATATTCCTGGGAAATATTCCAACCATCGTTACACATATGAGCCAGAAGACATCGATCTTC TATTTGAAAACATGAAGAAGGCGCAAACTCTCCTGAAGACCGAGCTGTAG
- the TSPAN13 gene encoding tetraspanin-13 produces the protein MVCGGFTCSKNSLCVLNLLYIMVSLLLIGIAAWGIGFGLISSLRVVGVAVAVGILLFLIALVGLIGAIKHHQVLLFFYMIILFLVFVVQFSVSCASLALNRDQQNELLEVGWNHTATARQDIEKNFNCCGFHYFNYNDTCPAACYVSQDCITCGSIIEKHAEDVLKVVGGIGFFFSFTEILGVWLTYRYRNQKDPRANPSAFL, from the exons ATGGTCAGCCTCCTTCTGATTGGTATTGCCGCCTGGGGGATCGGATTTGGTCTCATCTCCAGCTTGCGAGTGGTCGGAGTCGCCGTTGCTGTTGGGATCCTCCTGTTTCTCATTGCCCTCGTAGGGTTAATTGGAGCCATTAAACATCATCAGGTGTTACTGTTCTTT TACATGATCATCCTCTTCCTGGTGTTTGTGGTCCAGTTCTCGGTGTCGTGCGCTTCCCTGGCCTTGAACCGTGACCAGCAG AATGAGCTTCTGGAAGTTGGGTGGAACCACACCGCGACCGCGAGACAAGACATCGAGAAAAACTTCAACTGCTGCGGATTTCACTACTTCAATTACAACGACACTTGTCCCGCA GCTTGCTATGTATCTCAGGATTGTATAACATGTGGATCTATCATTGAGAAGCACGCGGAGGACGTCCTCAAAGTGGTGGGAGGGATCGGCTTCTTCTTCAGCTTCACCGAG atCCTTGGCGTTTGGCTGACTTACAGATACAGAAACCAGAAGGACCCCCGGGCCAACCCCAGCGCGTTTCTTTGA